In a genomic window of Tenuifilum sp. 4138str:
- a CDS encoding manganese efflux pump MntP translates to MSFFTITILAIGLSFDTFAVSITCGIARKHIVFWEAFRVAAVFAFFQSTMPVLGWGFGLAIKSFVEPIDHWLALALLCLIGIKMVVEAFGREENNSTLDPLNPKVLFTLALATSIDAFAVGIGFVAVNVNMLHAYLIIGSVTFLVAMLGMLFGKSIGSVLGKRMEIIGGLILIGLGVKIVFEHVG, encoded by the coding sequence ATGTCTTTTTTTACTATTACTATTCTAGCAATTGGTCTTTCCTTCGATACCTTTGCAGTATCAATCACATGCGGAATAGCCCGGAAACATATTGTATTTTGGGAGGCCTTTAGGGTTGCAGCAGTATTTGCTTTTTTTCAGTCAACAATGCCGGTTTTGGGCTGGGGTTTTGGGTTAGCCATAAAATCGTTTGTTGAGCCTATCGATCACTGGTTAGCGCTGGCATTGCTTTGCCTTATCGGCATAAAAATGGTTGTTGAGGCATTCGGAAGGGAGGAGAACAACAGCACTCTTGATCCACTAAACCCAAAAGTACTTTTTACCCTTGCATTAGCAACCAGTATCGATGCTTTTGCAGTAGGGATAGGGTTTGTAGCGGTAAATGTAAACATGCTGCATGCATACCTTATAATTGGCTCCGTTACTTTTTTGGTAGCCATGCTTGGTATGCTTTTCGGAAAAAGTATTGGCAGCGTGTTGGGTAAAAGAATGGAGATAATAGGTGGGCTTATACTTATTGGGCTGGGAGTAAAGATCGTTTTTGAACACGTTGGCTAA
- the idi gene encoding isopentenyl-diphosphate Delta-isomerase, translated as MAEPLIALVDSNDNIIGYGEKQQVHIDGILHRAFSILICNGKGEMLIHQRAHEKYHSPGLWTNACCSHLTESEQMETVINERLMHEMGFSCPLKHLFTFHYRVEFDNGLVENEIDWVYLGRFDGTPSPNPSEVAGWKWVNIEFLVNDIEKNPEQYTYWFRHIMQEYKHKVLEAFHKCRVA; from the coding sequence ATGGCAGAACCATTAATTGCATTAGTAGATTCCAATGACAATATTATTGGGTATGGCGAGAAACAGCAAGTTCATATCGATGGAATTCTACACAGAGCATTTTCCATTCTAATTTGCAACGGCAAGGGTGAAATGCTTATTCACCAAAGGGCGCACGAGAAATACCATTCACCAGGATTGTGGACAAATGCTTGCTGCAGCCATCTAACCGAAAGTGAACAGATGGAAACAGTTATTAATGAACGTTTAATGCATGAAATGGGCTTTTCGTGCCCCCTAAAGCATCTATTCACTTTCCATTACAGGGTGGAATTCGATAACGGTTTAGTTGAAAACGAGATTGATTGGGTTTATTTGGGTCGGTTCGACGGAACTCCAAGCCCGAATCCTAGTGAAGTAGCTGGATGGAAATGGGTTAACATTGAATTTTTGGTTAACGATATTGAGAAAAACCCCGAACAATACACCTATTGGTTTAGGCATATCATGCAAGAGTACAAGCACAAGGTGCTTGAGGCCTTTCACAAGTGTAGGGTTGCTTAA
- a CDS encoding ATP-binding protein: MIRSFFWKYSLLILLFFSLSYSGFTVIPSQEPQGVDEIIKLAREYENAGNANQAVYYYDKAANAYWRANDYQNAIEYFEKALENITKVGNKNGEKLLYINLGLVYSEISDYTHAQKCFESALNIATSSGKKGDVGQILYNISTVQIEQGNYQGSLSNLTKTEAIAQEVGDQKLLRNVYYNYNRAYEGLRNTEKAAEYFSLYAMLTKKIQAEEIRKKELQAKAMVDSAGRVVQQVSQEKEHTEKRLVETSKELKEKEQTLKEVEELTREQQMQIELLNAEMKLRDAVIQHQKLLQKVYIGLILFSLAFAAALYYAYVQKRRANRLLKEKNDEISRQRDAISRQADELRELNALKDKLFSIIAHDLRSPLFSLITMLNIAKEGHFTPENFKEILDELSVNVNHTTALLENLLTWAKTQMHGVKVNPQNFDLNQMVNSRIQLLTEAAENKEIKLKNSIPDGTFVFADTDMTDIVIRNLISNAIKFCNAGDRITIWSTTGADRVTVCVEDTGRGMTPDVLQKLFGTQITSTPGTKNEKGTGLGLILCKEFVQMNGGEIWAESQPDKGSKFFFTLPKASV; encoded by the coding sequence ATGATTAGGTCTTTTTTCTGGAAATATTCACTACTAATATTATTATTTTTCTCCTTGTCCTATTCCGGTTTTACGGTTATACCTTCACAGGAACCTCAAGGTGTTGATGAGATTATTAAACTGGCCAGGGAATACGAAAATGCAGGGAATGCAAATCAAGCTGTTTACTACTACGATAAGGCAGCAAATGCCTACTGGAGAGCAAATGACTACCAAAACGCAATAGAATATTTTGAGAAGGCCCTCGAGAATATTACTAAAGTAGGGAATAAGAATGGCGAAAAGCTTTTATATATCAATCTTGGTTTAGTTTACTCTGAAATTTCAGACTATACCCATGCTCAAAAATGTTTTGAAAGTGCGCTTAATATTGCTACTTCAAGCGGAAAAAAAGGGGACGTTGGTCAAATACTTTATAATATTTCAACGGTTCAGATTGAGCAGGGTAACTATCAGGGCTCTTTGTCAAATCTTACCAAAACAGAAGCTATAGCACAGGAGGTTGGCGATCAGAAATTGTTACGTAATGTATACTACAACTACAACAGGGCTTATGAGGGTTTAAGGAATACGGAAAAAGCTGCTGAATATTTTAGCCTGTATGCCATGCTAACCAAGAAAATACAGGCCGAGGAAATCAGGAAGAAAGAATTGCAGGCAAAAGCAATGGTTGATAGCGCCGGTAGGGTTGTGCAGCAGGTATCACAGGAAAAGGAGCATACTGAAAAGAGACTTGTTGAAACAAGTAAGGAATTAAAGGAAAAAGAACAAACCCTCAAAGAGGTTGAAGAGTTAACCCGTGAGCAGCAAATGCAGATAGAGCTCTTAAACGCTGAGATGAAGTTACGCGACGCAGTAATTCAGCATCAAAAGTTGCTTCAGAAGGTTTACATTGGTTTAATACTATTCTCGTTGGCATTTGCAGCAGCACTTTACTACGCATACGTTCAGAAACGCAGGGCAAACAGATTACTAAAAGAGAAAAACGATGAGATTTCCAGACAGCGCGATGCTATTAGCCGTCAGGCTGATGAGTTACGTGAGTTGAATGCTCTCAAAGATAAGTTGTTCTCAATCATTGCCCATGACCTTAGGAGTCCGCTTTTTTCTTTAATTACCATGCTCAACATTGCAAAGGAAGGTCATTTTACTCCTGAAAACTTCAAGGAGATACTCGATGAACTCTCGGTTAACGTTAACCATACTACAGCACTACTTGAGAATCTCTTAACCTGGGCTAAAACCCAAATGCATGGAGTAAAGGTTAATCCTCAGAACTTCGACTTAAATCAGATGGTTAATTCCCGTATTCAGCTTTTAACCGAGGCTGCTGAAAACAAGGAGATCAAGTTAAAGAACAGTATTCCGGATGGTACCTTTGTTTTTGCCGATACCGATATGACTGATATTGTAATTCGTAATCTGATTTCAAATGCCATAAAATTCTGTAATGCTGGCGATAGGATCACAATATGGAGTACTACCGGCGCGGATAGGGTAACTGTATGTGTTGAGGATACCGGTAGGGGTATGACTCCCGATGTGCTCCAAAAGCTATTTGGTACCCAAATTACCTCCACGCCTGGAACCAAGAATGAAAAGGGTACAGGATTGGGACTGATTCTATGTAAAGAGTTTGTTCAAATGAATGGAGGTGAGATCTGGGCCGAAAGCCAACCCGATAAGGGTAGCAAGTTCTTCTTTACATTGCCAAAAGCCAGTGTTTAA
- a CDS encoding pirin family protein, producing the protein MVTVKAIYNPKRMTEGAGVSVQRVLGFETRYECDPFLLLDYFGSSSESEYMAGFPEHPHRGFETITYMLEGQVKHTDSTGRSGIIGPGEVQWMTAGSGIIHSEMPLSDSGKMYGIQLWLNLPQEYKMVAPVYRELKREEIPVVETTSSQVKVISGKYRKRDGGMQGLYKPVDIFDVKLWPDSVFDEVITPEFWSYKYFLFIYEGEVTVANDPKPIKAPCGVALSQGSIIQIRAGESGANFLFFGAEPNNEPIAWHGPIVMNTDAEIRKALEELSNGNFLK; encoded by the coding sequence ATGGTAACCGTAAAAGCCATCTACAATCCCAAACGAATGACCGAGGGAGCAGGGGTAAGCGTACAAAGGGTTTTGGGTTTTGAAACCCGATACGAGTGCGATCCCTTTTTACTGCTTGACTATTTTGGTTCCAGTTCGGAATCGGAGTATATGGCAGGCTTTCCTGAGCATCCCCATAGGGGGTTTGAAACCATAACGTACATGCTTGAAGGCCAAGTAAAGCATACCGATAGTACTGGAAGAAGCGGAATAATTGGCCCAGGCGAGGTTCAGTGGATGACTGCCGGAAGTGGTATAATACATAGCGAGATGCCCTTAAGTGATAGTGGAAAGATGTATGGCATCCAGCTTTGGCTCAATTTGCCCCAGGAGTATAAAATGGTAGCTCCTGTGTATCGTGAACTAAAAAGAGAAGAAATTCCAGTTGTTGAAACAACCTCATCGCAGGTTAAGGTTATTTCCGGGAAGTATCGTAAACGCGATGGTGGAATGCAGGGCCTTTACAAGCCAGTTGATATTTTTGACGTAAAACTATGGCCTGATTCTGTATTCGATGAAGTTATTACTCCTGAGTTTTGGAGTTATAAGTACTTTCTGTTTATTTATGAGGGTGAGGTTACAGTTGCAAATGACCCAAAGCCAATTAAGGCACCTTGTGGTGTTGCATTATCGCAGGGTTCAATTATTCAAATTAGGGCTGGTGAAAGCGGAGCAAACTTTCTGTTCTTTGGCGCTGAGCCTAATAATGAGCCCATTGCCTGGCATGGCCCCATCGTAATGAATACCGACGCCGAAATACGAAAAGCCTTAGAGGAACTCAGTAACGGTAATTTCTTGAAATAG
- a CDS encoding heavy metal translocating P-type ATPase produces MESKIFQVTGMSCAGCAISVETILKSQPGVLDAGVNFASSTVWVNFDSNITSPENLRNAVRSIGYDLVIDSNNYDIDAEKKLHINTLRNRFIYSLLLSIPLMFVQMILMHWSYTPIIVLILSTPVIFWFGRQFHINAYKQLKHFKANMDSLISISSTVAYLYSIAAIFLKENLQNRGITPHLYFESAAMIITFVLLGKWLEERAKGKTASAIKRIMGLQPQMVWVKQNESIEEVPLSEVRKGMNVMVKPGERIPVDGTVTEGHSWVDESTITGEPIPAEKSINKKVWAGTINLNGLLYVRAEQIGSESVLGKIIETVTNAQNSKAPVQKLADRVAGIFVPIIIAISILTFTAWLVIAPDLAFSHGIIAAISVLAIACPCALGLATPTAIMVGIGKAAQKNILVRDAESLEHACKIDTIIFDKTGTLTEGRPTVESINWFHHDDKYPGILGIIEQHSNHPLAKSIVEFIGASSRMITIESFSEKTGKGVKAIVDGKVYRVGSLEYLNQSGVIDVIPNQASISGTLIGFAEENRLLATVAITDKIKDKAPSAIAKLRNIGIEPIILSGDSSMSVEKIASEVGIERFEKGMLPADKKTYVENLKAQGKTVAMVGDGINDTEALSIADVSIAMGKGSDIAIDASQVTILKTDLNAIPELIAISRQTVKTIRQNLFWAFIYNLISIPIAAGVLYPFTGLLLDPMIAALAMAFSSVSVVTNSLILKAKRID; encoded by the coding sequence ATGGAAAGCAAAATATTTCAGGTTACAGGCATGTCGTGTGCCGGTTGTGCAATTAGTGTGGAAACTATCCTTAAAAGCCAACCGGGAGTGTTGGATGCTGGGGTTAATTTTGCCAGCAGCACGGTTTGGGTAAACTTTGACAGCAATATTACATCCCCGGAGAATCTTCGCAATGCTGTTCGCTCAATTGGTTACGACTTGGTTATTGATAGCAATAATTACGATATTGATGCAGAAAAAAAACTGCACATCAATACCCTTAGAAACCGATTTATTTACTCACTATTACTTTCGATTCCCTTAATGTTTGTGCAAATGATTCTCATGCATTGGAGTTACACCCCAATAATAGTATTGATACTCTCAACTCCTGTAATTTTTTGGTTTGGAAGGCAATTTCATATAAATGCTTACAAGCAGCTTAAGCATTTTAAAGCGAACATGGATAGCCTCATTTCCATTAGTTCAACAGTTGCATATTTGTATAGCATTGCAGCCATTTTCTTAAAAGAAAATTTACAAAACAGGGGTATAACGCCACACCTTTACTTTGAATCGGCAGCCATGATAATCACCTTTGTTCTACTGGGGAAATGGCTTGAAGAGAGAGCAAAAGGCAAAACGGCTTCAGCTATTAAAAGGATCATGGGGCTGCAGCCCCAAATGGTATGGGTAAAGCAAAACGAAAGTATTGAAGAGGTTCCATTGTCCGAGGTAAGAAAAGGAATGAATGTAATGGTTAAGCCCGGTGAGCGTATCCCAGTTGATGGTACAGTAACTGAAGGTCATAGCTGGGTAGATGAGAGCACAATTACTGGTGAACCAATACCTGCCGAAAAAAGTATTAACAAAAAAGTTTGGGCTGGAACAATTAATCTAAACGGTTTGTTATACGTTAGGGCTGAACAGATAGGTTCAGAGTCGGTTTTGGGCAAAATCATCGAAACCGTTACTAATGCTCAAAATTCAAAAGCCCCTGTTCAGAAACTAGCCGATAGAGTTGCAGGAATTTTTGTGCCTATCATCATCGCAATTAGCATTCTTACGTTTACTGCATGGTTGGTAATTGCTCCAGATTTAGCGTTCAGCCATGGAATTATTGCCGCCATTTCGGTTTTGGCAATAGCATGCCCCTGTGCACTTGGATTGGCAACTCCAACAGCAATAATGGTTGGTATCGGCAAGGCTGCCCAAAAAAACATTCTGGTTCGCGATGCCGAAAGCCTTGAGCATGCGTGCAAAATTGATACGATAATTTTCGATAAAACAGGCACGCTTACCGAAGGTAGGCCTACAGTTGAATCCATTAATTGGTTCCACCACGATGATAAATACCCTGGCATACTTGGCATTATTGAGCAGCATTCCAATCATCCCCTTGCAAAATCAATTGTTGAGTTCATTGGTGCAAGCAGTAGAATGATTACCATTGAATCTTTTTCCGAGAAGACAGGAAAAGGGGTGAAGGCTATTGTTGATGGTAAAGTGTATCGCGTTGGTAGCTTGGAGTACTTGAACCAATCTGGGGTAATTGATGTTATACCAAACCAAGCCAGTATCAGTGGCACGCTTATTGGGTTTGCTGAAGAAAACCGGTTGTTAGCCACTGTAGCTATTACGGATAAAATAAAGGATAAAGCCCCATCAGCAATTGCTAAGCTAAGGAATATTGGTATTGAGCCAATCATACTGTCGGGCGATAGCTCAATGAGTGTTGAAAAAATTGCAAGCGAGGTTGGCATTGAAAGGTTCGAAAAGGGAATGCTCCCTGCCGATAAAAAGACCTACGTTGAAAATCTAAAAGCCCAAGGGAAAACAGTAGCGATGGTTGGCGATGGAATAAACGATACCGAAGCGCTAAGTATAGCTGATGTTAGCATTGCTATGGGCAAGGGATCGGACATTGCGATTGATGCTTCACAGGTAACAATCCTTAAGACCGACCTAAATGCAATCCCAGAGCTAATAGCAATTTCGCGACAAACTGTAAAAACAATTAGGCAAAACCTTTTTTGGGCATTTATTTATAACCTGATCAGTATTCCTATAGCCGCAGGGGTTCTATACCCATTTACCGGATTACTACTCGATCCTATGATTGCAGCCCTAGCCATGGCATTTAGTTCTGTTTCGGTTGTTACTAACAGCCTAATACTAAAAGCCAAGCGAATTGATTAA
- a CDS encoding tetratricopeptide repeat protein produces MKRLLFLVYLFVFFFQIALTAQESSRFNSLNIAYEKGLDLYQKEMYADAQKTFEQYIASLPKGYYQQRVSAEFYRAMCAIFLNNDDAEYLIGQFIQSYPESQLIDQAYFAMGKMQYQQKKYSQTVYWLSKVDKNGLEKDRRFEWQFMLGYCYFMTNDYESANRWLFQVKDIDNKFAAPATYYYSHIAYIQKKYATALKGFEKLQNNELFAPLVPYYITHIYYLQGEYKKVTSYSPPLARDDKNKRAHEIAKIVGDAFFKLKQYDSSLTYLRIYEEKNKQQLSREDIYLLGFAYYKNTKYSEAAKYLERISTVDDSLSQNANYHLADCYLKLGDKNKARQAFGLASRLDFDKIIKEDALFNFAKLTYEQLYAPFNEAIDAFKAYIKEYPNSPRIDEAYNYLTLAYLSSRNYKEAVESLEKITKKDATINTALQRAAYFRGLELFQNLNYTDAIQMFTKSLEYAGYNQQIAAQALFWRAESHYRLSNYENAANDLERFIVTPGSFGLEEYLIAHYNLGYAYFKMKQYDTAITWFRKYNSLLNDSRVNTVADAYNRIGDCFFIQRRYWAAIDYYEKAANLDVLDADYALFQRGFSLGLVSRPEKKIETLKGLLSKYPTSSYTDDAIFEIAEAYNILENTSQAIDFYKRVESEFPNSSYYPKALVQIGLLYYNSSDLENSLAYYKRVVENYPNTPEAKNALIGIRNIYIDKGDAATYFNYASKLGSIANISASEKDSLSYMAAEKVYLTGSCEKSILAFEDYLSENPQGSFAVNAMYYIADCNIRNNNVDKAVEYFENIINRPRNSFTEQSLLRISNIYLNQKQYEKAYTYLDNLESIAEVKSMLLDARLGKLRCAFELQRDDQMPVIAASILSTEKLSPELERETRFKLAKANYRSKKYDDALIEFSKVAQNLKTIEGAESKYMKALIYYERGEYNRTENEVFSFAENNTPHQYWLAKSFILLADSYAAQNDFFQAKATLQSVLDGYSNTTDGIIDEATTKLNQLVKSEKERQSVKQD; encoded by the coding sequence ATGAAAAGGTTATTATTCCTAGTTTACCTCTTCGTTTTCTTTTTTCAAATCGCGCTTACAGCGCAGGAGAGCAGTAGGTTCAACTCCCTGAACATAGCTTACGAAAAAGGACTTGACCTATACCAAAAGGAAATGTATGCCGATGCTCAAAAAACATTTGAGCAATACATTGCAAGCTTGCCTAAAGGTTACTACCAGCAAAGGGTTTCAGCTGAGTTCTACAGGGCAATGTGTGCAATTTTTCTGAATAACGATGATGCTGAATATCTTATAGGTCAATTTATTCAAAGCTACCCTGAAAGTCAACTTATTGATCAGGCATACTTTGCCATGGGAAAAATGCAGTACCAGCAAAAAAAGTATTCGCAGACGGTATATTGGCTTTCAAAAGTTGATAAGAACGGATTGGAAAAAGACAGGCGTTTTGAGTGGCAGTTCATGCTAGGATACTGTTATTTCATGACTAACGATTACGAATCGGCCAATAGATGGCTGTTCCAGGTGAAAGACATCGATAATAAGTTTGCAGCGCCAGCAACCTATTATTACTCGCACATTGCTTACATTCAAAAGAAATACGCTACTGCCCTAAAAGGTTTTGAGAAACTTCAGAACAATGAACTTTTTGCTCCACTTGTTCCTTACTACATTACTCATATATACTACCTACAGGGTGAATATAAAAAGGTAACCTCCTACTCCCCTCCTTTAGCTAGGGATGACAAAAACAAACGTGCACATGAAATTGCCAAAATTGTTGGTGATGCCTTTTTCAAGCTTAAACAGTACGATAGCTCACTAACCTACCTTAGGATTTACGAGGAAAAAAACAAACAGCAACTCTCACGTGAGGATATATACCTTTTGGGATTTGCCTACTACAAAAATACCAAGTATTCCGAGGCAGCAAAGTACCTGGAACGTATTTCCACCGTTGACGACTCCCTAAGCCAAAACGCTAACTACCACTTAGCCGACTGCTACCTTAAGCTTGGTGATAAGAATAAAGCTCGCCAAGCATTTGGACTTGCCTCAAGACTTGATTTTGATAAAATTATAAAGGAGGATGCTCTATTCAACTTCGCCAAGCTAACTTACGAACAGCTTTATGCGCCTTTCAATGAAGCAATCGATGCCTTTAAGGCATACATCAAAGAATATCCCAATTCACCCAGAATTGATGAGGCATACAACTACTTAACACTTGCCTATTTAAGTTCAAGAAACTACAAGGAGGCAGTGGAATCGTTGGAGAAAATCACTAAGAAAGACGCAACCATTAATACAGCCTTACAGCGTGCAGCATACTTCCGCGGACTGGAACTTTTCCAAAACCTTAACTATACCGATGCAATACAAATGTTTACAAAATCGCTTGAGTATGCCGGTTATAACCAACAAATTGCAGCACAAGCGCTATTCTGGAGAGCTGAATCGCACTACCGCCTATCAAACTACGAAAACGCAGCCAATGACCTTGAAAGGTTTATAGTTACCCCTGGATCTTTTGGCCTGGAGGAGTATCTTATTGCACACTATAACCTGGGCTATGCGTACTTTAAAATGAAACAGTACGATACAGCCATTACTTGGTTCCGTAAGTATAATAGCTTACTGAACGATTCGCGAGTAAACACGGTTGCCGACGCTTACAACAGGATTGGTGACTGTTTCTTTATCCAACGACGCTATTGGGCTGCAATTGATTACTATGAAAAAGCCGCTAACCTTGATGTGCTCGATGCCGACTACGCCCTATTCCAAAGAGGTTTTTCATTGGGTTTGGTTAGCCGTCCGGAGAAAAAGATAGAAACATTAAAGGGGCTTCTTAGCAAATACCCAACATCAAGCTACACCGATGATGCAATTTTTGAGATAGCTGAGGCATATAACATTCTTGAAAATACAAGCCAGGCCATTGATTTCTATAAGCGAGTTGAGTCGGAATTCCCCAACAGCAGCTACTACCCAAAAGCTTTAGTTCAAATTGGACTGCTATACTACAACTCAAGCGATTTGGAAAACTCACTCGCATACTACAAGAGAGTTGTGGAAAATTATCCGAATACGCCTGAAGCCAAAAATGCCCTAATAGGTATTAGAAACATTTATATAGATAAAGGCGATGCAGCAACCTACTTTAACTATGCATCCAAGCTTGGATCAATTGCCAATATAAGTGCTTCCGAGAAAGACTCGCTAAGCTACATGGCAGCGGAGAAAGTTTACCTTACAGGTAGCTGTGAAAAATCAATACTTGCATTTGAGGACTACCTCAGCGAAAACCCTCAAGGTAGTTTTGCTGTAAATGCAATGTACTACATTGCCGACTGTAATATCCGGAATAACAACGTTGATAAGGCAGTGGAATACTTTGAAAATATAATTAATAGACCCCGTAACAGTTTCACTGAACAAAGCTTACTAAGGATTAGCAATATCTACCTTAACCAAAAACAGTACGAAAAAGCTTACACCTACCTTGACAACTTAGAGTCGATAGCTGAAGTTAAGAGTATGTTGCTCGATGCCCGTTTAGGCAAGCTACGCTGTGCATTTGAGCTGCAACGCGACGACCAAATGCCCGTGATTGCGGCAAGTATTTTGAGTACCGAGAAGCTATCGCCTGAACTCGAGCGTGAAACCCGTTTTAAGTTAGCCAAAGCCAACTACCGTTCCAAAAAGTACGACGATGCCCTTATTGAGTTCTCAAAGGTTGCACAGAACCTCAAGACTATTGAAGGTGCTGAGTCCAAGTACATGAAGGCTCTAATTTACTATGAACGCGGCGAGTATAATAGAACTGAAAACGAAGTTTTCTCATTTGCAGAGAACAATACTCCCCACCAGTACTGGTTAGCCAAAAGCTTCATTTTGCTTGCCGATTCATATGCCGCTCAAAACGACTTCTTCCAGGCCAAAGCTACCCTACAAAGCGTTTTAGATGGCTACTCAAACACTACCGATGGAATTATCGACGAGGCTACCACAAAGTTAAACCAACTTGTAAAATCGGAAAAGGAACGTCAATCTGTAAAACAAGATTAA
- a CDS encoding glutaredoxin domain-containing protein: MLEITKLKEFTEQIKGKERAYLLVFKKGTGVSDCAFSAVNEAANTTKMDNVFYVDAPTYPEIHKHFGVTSAPSLLVFEKGQLKDMVKGCHDAQFYRQLFENAVYQQRAQNSPQQKSVTVYSTPTCPWCNTLKSFLRKNGIVFTDIDVSRDHEAARQMVSATGQQGVPQANIGGEWVVGFDQQKIKRLLNIQTQ, translated from the coding sequence ATGCTCGAGATAACCAAACTAAAAGAATTCACTGAACAAATCAAGGGAAAGGAAAGGGCTTACCTCCTAGTGTTTAAGAAGGGAACAGGGGTTAGCGACTGTGCGTTTAGTGCAGTTAACGAAGCTGCTAACACTACAAAAATGGATAATGTATTTTATGTTGATGCCCCAACCTACCCTGAAATACACAAGCACTTCGGGGTAACCAGTGCTCCCTCGCTTCTGGTTTTTGAAAAGGGTCAACTTAAAGATATGGTAAAGGGTTGCCACGATGCACAGTTCTACAGGCAACTTTTTGAGAATGCTGTTTACCAGCAAAGAGCCCAAAATTCTCCTCAACAAAAGAGTGTGACTGTTTATTCTACACCAACCTGCCCATGGTGCAACACCCTCAAAAGTTTCCTGCGTAAGAATGGTATAGTTTTTACTGATATCGACGTTTCGCGCGACCATGAGGCTGCTCGCCAAATGGTTTCAGCAACAGGCCAACAGGGTGTTCCTCAAGCCAACATTGGCGGTGAATGGGTGGTAGGCTTCGACCAGCAAAAAATTAAACGACTACTCAATATTCAAACCCAATAA
- a CDS encoding AAA family ATPase: protein MSIALIRYLSEWGKRPSDMYKEPGPVVTISREMGCPGKQVSSTLIEELNKRYRLKNELAWRWLAKEEILHIASAKLGLPKENIDYVFEAKRKGIMQEILESMSTKYYKSDKHIQNTVKSIIRSEASKGHVVILGRGGVAITRDIPRSIHIHLEAPFEWRVLRVEEMYHFEPREAELYVREIDRKREEIRVYFGGKDTDYTRFDITFNAMTLSVHEIVDIIIHAMEVRNLIV, encoded by the coding sequence ATGAGTATAGCCCTTATAAGATATTTATCGGAATGGGGAAAACGACCTAGCGATATGTACAAGGAGCCAGGGCCGGTTGTAACCATTTCGCGCGAAATGGGGTGTCCGGGTAAACAAGTTTCTTCAACACTAATTGAGGAATTAAATAAAAGGTACAGGTTGAAAAATGAGTTAGCCTGGCGTTGGTTGGCAAAGGAAGAGATTCTCCACATTGCATCTGCTAAACTTGGTTTACCTAAGGAGAATATTGACTATGTTTTTGAAGCAAAGCGCAAGGGGATAATGCAGGAGATACTAGAGTCAATGTCAACAAAATACTATAAAAGCGATAAACACATTCAGAATACAGTAAAAAGCATTATTCGATCCGAAGCCTCAAAAGGGCATGTTGTTATACTGGGAAGAGGCGGTGTAGCAATAACACGTGATATTCCTCGTTCAATTCATATACACCTTGAAGCCCCTTTTGAATGGCGAGTGTTGCGGGTTGAGGAAATGTACCATTTTGAACCTAGGGAGGCTGAACTGTATGTTCGTGAAATTGACCGTAAGCGCGAAGAGATTAGGGTTTATTTTGGCGGGAAGGACACTGATTATACCCGCTTTGATATCACCTTTAATGCCATGACCCTATCGGTGCATGAGATTGTTGATATTATAATCCATGCCATGGAGGTGCGTAATCTTATCGTTTAA
- a CDS encoding GroES family chaperonin, whose amino-acid sequence MKELVPVNQHVVLDLSDDNTEQVTSSGIIIPDTAKEKPSWARVVAVGNIENSEIAVNDLVVFKKYSGTEVEFEGKTYLLIPYADLLAKVVETESI is encoded by the coding sequence ATGAAAGAATTAGTACCAGTTAACCAGCATGTTGTGCTCGACTTGAGCGACGATAACACTGAACAGGTTACATCATCGGGTATTATTATTCCCGATACAGCCAAGGAAAAACCATCGTGGGCAAGGGTAGTTGCCGTAGGCAACATCGAGAACTCCGAAATTGCCGTTAACGATCTGGTGGTTTTTAAAAAGTACTCAGGAACCGAGGTTGAATTCGAAGGAAAAACTTACCTCCTAATACCCTACGCCGATTTGCTGGCAAAGGTTGTGGAAACAGAATCTATTTAA